The Balearica regulorum gibbericeps isolate bBalReg1 chromosome 5, bBalReg1.pri, whole genome shotgun sequence genome window below encodes:
- the GSKIP gene encoding GSK3B-interacting protein, whose amino-acid sequence METDCNPMELPNNTGFEEDSDYRDFEGTDVKDMRLEAEAVVNDVLFAVSNMFVSKTLPCAEDVAYINVETRERNRYCLELTEAGLRVVAYDFDQTDDRLQTPYHETVYSLLDSLSPAYREVFGNALLQRLEALKKDSQS is encoded by the exons ATGGAGACTGATTGCAATCCTATGGAGTTGCCCAATAATACAGGGTTTGAAGAGGATTCCGATTATAGAGACTTTGAAGGAACAGATGTGAAAGATATGAGACTAGAAGCTGAAGCTGTTGTGAATGATGTTCTATTCGCTGTCAGCAACATGTTTGTCTCAAAAACCCTTCCCTGTGCAGAGGATGTGGCATATATCAATGTGGAGACCAGGGAAAGGAACAGATACTGCCTGGAGCTCACTGAAGCAGGACTCAGG GTAGTAGCTTATGATTTTGATCAGACTGATGACAGATTGCAAACTCCATACCATGAAACTGTCTACTCCTTATTGGACTCTCTCAGCCCTGCGTATCGAGAGGTGTTTGGAAATGCATTACTACAAAGACTAGAAGCTTTGAAGAAAGATAGTCAGTCATGA